The following DNA comes from Acidimicrobiia bacterium.
CGCGACTGCGACCATCGGCGTCTTTGTCGCCGGGGGCTTCCGGATGCTGGCCCCGCTCAACAAGGTCATCTTCGGGATCGCGCTCGCCCGCGGCGCGCTTCCCTCCGTCAATCAGGTCCGCGAGGACTTCGCGACGCTGGAGCAGCCGCCGGCGGAAGCCCGCGACGACGGGTCGGTGCAGCTCGACCCCGGTCAGCTCCGACCGAGGATTGCCGTCCGAGACGTCACGTTCTCGTACGTGCCGGGGGTTCCGGTGCTGCACGGCGTCACCCTCGACATCGAGCCGGGCGACGCGGTTGGACTCGTCGGCGGCTCCGGCGCGGGGAAGAGCACGCTCGTCGACATCTTCCTCGGGCTGCTCGAGCCGGACAGCGGCGAGGTGCTCGTCGACGGTTGGCCGATCGAGCAGGTGCGCCCGTCCTGGCAGCAGATGATCGGCTACGTCCCGCAGTCCATCGTGCTGTTCGATGACACGGTCAGGTCGAACGTCGCGTTTGGCGTGCCCCGGGATGCGGTCGACGACACTCGGGTCTGGGAGGCGCTGGCGTTCGCCCAGCTCGACGACGTCGTCCATTCCCTGGCGAGCGGCCTCGACAACGTCATCGGCGAGGCAGGCGTGCAGCTGTCCGGTGGGCAGCGCCAACGCCTCGGCGTCGCCCGCGCGCTCTATCACGACCCGAATGTGCTGATGTTCGACGAGGCCACATCGGCGCTCGACAACGAGACCGAGTTCAAGCTCACGGAGATCCTCGAGGGTCTTCGAGGACGGCTGACCACGATCACCATCGCCCATCGGCTCAGCACCGTCCGTCGGTGCGATCGCCTCTTCTACCTCGAGGAGGGGAAGGTCCTCGCCGAGGGCACGTTCGCGGAGCTCAACACCGAGATCCCCGGGTTCGCGCGGATGGTCGAGTTGGCAACCGTCCCGGTGTAGGCGGCCACAGCGTGGCCTCGATCGGGCGTCCGTCCTCGGCCGTCGCGGCCAAGCTCGAGGCTTGGCTGTGGGCGGTACGGGGCTGGCTCGTTGAGCCCCTCGTCCTCGCCTTCCGTCGGTCGGGCAACCGGGCCCTCATCAGCGAGGACCTGCGGCGCTGGCGCGAGGTCCGGTACTACGAGGAGCGCCGAGACATCCCGACCGACACCGACGAGGACAAGCTGCGCTACTTCCTCCTCGCCACCCGCGAATTTCGCAACGTCTTCTACTACCGGCTTGAACGTGGCGGCGTCGAGAGCTATCTGGCGTCCAAGCTGGCCCGTCGGATCTGGCGGCCGGTCGACAGCCTCAACGTGAGCTGCGACGACGTTGGGCCGGGCCTCGTCGTGCGTCACGGTTACAGCACGATCCTGACCGCGGAGCGCATTGGCGCGAACTGCTTCGTGCACCACGAGGTGACGATCGGATGGGACGACGAGGGCGCCCGCGCCCCGGTCCTCGGCGACAACGTGTACGTGGGGACCGGCGCCAAGATCTTGGGGGCCATCACGATCGGGAGTGACGTGCGCATCGGCGCCAACGCCGTCGTCCTCGACGACGTGCCCGACGGCTGCACCGTCGCCGGCGTGCCCGCCCGGATCGTCCGGGCTCCGCAACCTCGTCGACTGGCGGCCCAAGGGGACGGGGACGCGGGCATCGGGTAGGGACGATCGGGGGCCGCGTCCCCCGCGGCATCGTCCGACCGACGGCCCGTCCGGGACGCCGCCGACGCCCGCGCTCAGGGGCCGCCGCCGTCGGCGCGTCCCGGTCGGCGACGAAGCCGCCTCAGCGTCCGGTCCAGCGGGGCGGTCGCCGCTCGGCGGCCGCGGCGCGGCCCTCGGCGGCGTCGTCGGTGGCGAGCACCATGCGGCGGAGCGACTCGCCCATCCGCACCGCGTCGGTCCACGGCAGCGCCTGGCCCCGGTAGGCCATCTCCTTCACGGCGCGGACCGCGAGCGGCGCGCCGGCGCAGAGGCGGTCGGCGAGGCGGCGGGCCTCGGCCAGCAGCTCGGCCCGGGGCACGACCCGTCCCGCGAGCCCGATCTCGGCGGCGCGGGCGGCGTCGATGCGCTCGCCGGTGAGGAGCAGCTCGAGCGCGGCCGACAGGCCGACGCGGCGGGGGAGTCGGATGGCGCCCACGATGGTCGGGACGCCGAGGCGCACCTCGGGCATGCCGAACTCGGCGTCGTCGGCGGCGACGACGAAGTCGCACGCCGCGACGAGGGTGAGCCCGTAGCCGAGGCAGTACCCGTTCACCGCCGCGATCGTCGGCTTCCAGATCTCGAGCCCGGACTCGAAGCTGTTGACCGTGGGGATCTCCCAGAACGAGCCGGGCCAGGTGCCCGCGCTGGCGGCGCCGTCGCGCAGGTCGGCCCCGACGCAGAAGGCACGACCGGCGCCGGTCACGATCCCGACCCAGGCCTCCTCGTCGGCCCGGAAGCGCTCCCACGCCGCGTTGAGGTCCTGGCGCAGCTCGCCGTTGATCGCGTTCAGCACCTCGGGCCGGTTGTAGGTGATGGTCGCGACGTGGCCGTCGCGCTCGTACCGGACGGTGTCGCCCATCGGCTAACGCCGCGGGCCGCGCCCGGCGCCGCCCGGCGGCCGGATCACGGGCCGGCCATCGCCGCCACCGCGGCCCGCCGGCTCCACACCCGCTGCCAGGCCACGAAGACGACCACCGTGTAGGCCCAGCCGAGCACGATGTCGCTCACGTAGTGCTCGGCGCCGTACACGAGCACGAGGCACATGAAGAGGTTGTAGGCGACGAGCACCCACCGCCCGCGGCGGAGCGTGGGCCACAGCACGAGGAGGACCAGGAGCGGCCACGCCGCGTGAAGCGACGGCAGCGCCGCGACCGGGTTGGCGAGCTGGGCGTCGCCGTTGAACACCTTCGCCACCCCGGGCAGCCCGAGGTGCGCCCACACCTCGTGCACGACCCGGGTCGTGTGCGCGAGGTTCCCTTGCCGGCTGGCGAGCCA
Coding sequences within:
- a CDS encoding ABC transporter ATP-binding protein, whose amino-acid sequence is MIEFFKRLYPLLDRPTRQRLALATGAMFGLAVLEAGALVALVPLLQILTAPNLRSSSSLVSSVSGFFGNPSPLDLAAYLAVVVFGLYVVKSVSAILIMRWTTTFSLVQEAKMVHRLMGVYLRAPYRVHLQRNSAELVRTLTASFQQIFRVAFVQVFNAVGDLFSVVFVGVILAVSNPLLALITGAYFAAVSIGYQRAARRMIARAAQKIHEDQATDFRTIQQALAAVKEVKVRGAEDYFAEDVHRLRSGLVPAYRTMALASVTPRYVLELAMVGSAALISLGAFQTESVTTATATIGVFVAGGFRMLAPLNKVIFGIALARGALPSVNQVREDFATLEQPPAEARDDGSVQLDPGQLRPRIAVRDVTFSYVPGVPVLHGVTLDIEPGDAVGLVGGSGAGKSTLVDIFLGLLEPDSGEVLVDGWPIEQVRPSWQQMIGYVPQSIVLFDDTVRSNVAFGVPRDAVDDTRVWEALAFAQLDDVVHSLASGLDNVIGEAGVQLSGGQRQRLGVARALYHDPNVLMFDEATSALDNETEFKLTEILEGLRGRLTTITIAHRLSTVRRCDRLFYLEEGKVLAEGTFAELNTEIPGFARMVELATVPV
- a CDS encoding serine acetyltransferase, encoding MASIGRPSSAVAAKLEAWLWAVRGWLVEPLVLAFRRSGNRALISEDLRRWREVRYYEERRDIPTDTDEDKLRYFLLATREFRNVFYYRLERGGVESYLASKLARRIWRPVDSLNVSCDDVGPGLVVRHGYSTILTAERIGANCFVHHEVTIGWDDEGARAPVLGDNVYVGTGAKILGAITIGSDVRIGANAVVLDDVPDGCTVAGVPARIVRAPQPRRLAAQGDGDAGIG
- a CDS encoding enoyl-CoA hydratase-related protein; the encoded protein is MGDTVRYERDGHVATITYNRPEVLNAINGELRQDLNAAWERFRADEEAWVGIVTGAGRAFCVGADLRDGAASAGTWPGSFWEIPTVNSFESGLEIWKPTIAAVNGYCLGYGLTLVAACDFVVAADDAEFGMPEVRLGVPTIVGAIRLPRRVGLSAALELLLTGERIDAARAAEIGLAGRVVPRAELLAEARRLADRLCAGAPLAVRAVKEMAYRGQALPWTDAVRMGESLRRMVLATDDAAEGRAAAAERRPPRWTGR